The sequence TTCATGGCGTgtcatttttattttatattttattgtaGTACTTTTTGTTTTTGTTTATCAAATTTTTTTTTGCCGGAGGTCCTCacagaagcaatctctctaccctggagtgGAGAGGGGGATAACTTTTTCTTCCTGTGGGTAGATAATTATTTTCTTGACTCGTGGTTAAAGAAACAACTTCTCTTATATTTTAGGGTAGAAGAAGGaatgtctacatctaacctcccccatatctcgcatgtgcgggattgggtattgttgttgttattgttgtattcCTCATATAATAGTTTCATTGCCTTTTCATCTAAGCCGACATTAAAATCTACCTCTTGTTTCTTTAAATTATCAACTCGTTCAGCAAACTCGTCTTGTGATTCTCCTTCCATAGGTTCATATAAAGTTTAATACAAAGCCTTATAAACGATAATTTCATTCGAGGGTCTAGCACATAAACAACATACATATGTATCTTTAATTTTTTGATGCCATTTTAATAATTATCAAACTTACTTCCCATGTCACTTGACATCACTTTATATTCCATATCAGAATCATTTGTTAATTTATTCAGTTGATAATCAAGATCAACCATTTCATTGATATAAAAATTTGCAATAACATAAGATGTCCCATATAGTTTTTCAGTTTTGGTTTTAAAAATTCGCAAAAAGTGTGTGAGCTTCTCAATGCATAACCAATCAACAAGTATTAGATTATCATCACCTAAACAGATTTAGAGGATTAAAAAACattgtaattttgttaataataattagaGGGCTTAGATAAAACAATAGATAATTAAATTGTGTTAGAAAATTTACCTAAATCGTGAACACAATTACGATTATTACTCTCATACAAGTTGAAAGCATCCTTTAATTTTTCAGTGATTTCCAATATGTCATATGTAGAGTTCCATATGGTTGGACTATTAACGTGTACATAGCTATCGACTTCAAGTTCAACTCATCCACACAAGATTTAAAAACGTTACATCCATCTGTATATTGCAAAATATGTTTAACAGCTCCACGAACAAGCTTAAGTGGTCCATTATACATTTTCAATCCATCTTTAACAATCAAGTTAAAGTATGTGCGCCGAGAATCGCATTTGATACCGTTGTACGTGAGGGGATCTTGGAATTGGGGGAAGCAGCTTCCATGATTTCTTTAAAGCCTTCATTTTAGACAATTGTCATTTCAATCAACAGTTCTCTAATTCTATCCACCGTCAAACTTCCATACTTTTGCACTCCCACCACCATCTTTCTCTTGCTTGGAAAACATGTTACTTTGATTCTTATGTTTATCTGGACATTTTCTCATGTGTTTTAGCATTTCAGAAGTTCCATTAGTAGTTTTATTTGTCTTATATGCACTTTCTATATTCTACCCCAACTATAATAAGTGGGTTAAAATGTTCCGACACTTCCAACCTCAATGATCCTTTTCCCTTTTCCACTCTACTTGTACAAGTATTTCGTTTCTTATTTTGGTTTGAACATTACTATTCCTTCTTTCTCCACCACTAGATTCTACCTTTAGAGCTTTGTAGCGAGTAATAGGGTTCAGTATCACCTAATCTCAACGTCATCCAAAGCCATATTTATACGCATAAATGATGTTTATATATTTAATTGTATGGAAAAAAAAATGTTACTTCCTCCGTCCCATCACAAGTGTtcacatttccattttgggatgtcccatttcaaatgtccactttgtgtttcaaccaattagaaggggttattctggagagaggagatttctgattggtggagaatgaagttagtgggattttctaaaactgtgtacaaaaagtaagtggacacgtGTAACAGAACGGAGGGAGTAATCGGATCGCGAATCAAATGGTGGAGAAAGAGGGAATAGTAAATGTTCAACCAAATAACAAGAAACGAAAGATTGGGTAGAATATGCAAAGTGCAACCATTGTCCGAATAAAAAATATAAGGCATATAAAACTACTAATGGAACTTCTAAAATGCTAAAACACATGAGAAAACATCCAAACCATCCAAATAAACACAAGAATCAGACAAACATGTTTGTCAAGCAAGAGAAAGATGGCAGTATGAGTGCAAAAGTGTGGAAGTTTGATAGTGATAGAATTAGGAAAGCGTTGATTAAAATGATAATTGTAGATGAACTTCCATTTTCATTTGTTGAAAAGGAGCGCTAAAAAATTCATGGAAGCTGATTGCCCCAATTTCAAGGTCCCCGTGTGGCGGAACGTTTTGTATCTCCTCAAGTACAACGATATCCAAGGATGTGTCGGAACTTTTTGTGAAAGAAAAATCAAAAATGACTGTCATGATTAGGAAAGGTAAACAACGTATTAGCCTAACCACAGACACCTGGACATCTATACAGAGCGTGAATTACATGGTTGCAACAACTCACTATATTGATGAATTTTGTGATTGTCTGCAAGATTGGGGTATCGACCATTTGATGTCAATAACTGCAGAATATGCATCCTCTAACGATACAATTTTtggtgtttttttttaaaaaaaaaaagatgtcTATAAAAATGATGGCGAGGGAGGAATTCCTTCAAGTGCGATGCTCATCACACATACTTGACTTGATTTTAAAAGATGGACTAAAACTGTATAATGGATCACTTGATCATGTTCGTGGAGCAATTAAATATATTAGGCAATCTACAGCTAGATgtgacatttttaaatcttgtgtggATGAGTTGAACTTGAAGTCGAAAGCTATGTTACACCCTGATTGCCCAACTAGATGAAACTCTACATATGACATGTTGGAAATCTCTGAAAAGTGGAAGGATGGTTTCGATTTGTATGAGAGTAAAGATCGTAATTATATTCACGATTTAAGTAAATTATATAACACTTATTTATTGTTTTATTGTTTTATATAAGCTTTCTAATTATTAGTAACAATTAACAATGTTTCCCAATCCTCTAAACATGTTTAGGTGATGATAGTCAACACTCGTTGATTGATTTTGAATTGAGAAGTTCACACGTTTTTTGCGGATTTTCGAAACCTATCTGGGACATCTTATGTTGAGTAAGATTTTTTTTCAATGTAGCGGTTGATCTCGATTAATGGTTGAATGAATTAACTAATGATCATAGAGTGATGTCAATAGACATGAGAAGTAAGTTTGATAAGTATTGAAATGGCATCAAAAGGTTGAACACATTGGTTTATTTTGTTATTGTGCTAGACCCTCGAGTGAAATTGTCGATTATAAGGTTTGATTTAAACGCATATTTGATACGGAATCATATGAACCTATGGAAGGAGAATCACAAGAAGAGTTTGTTGAACGAGCTGAATATTTAAAGCAACAAGATGTAGAGTTTCATGTCAACTTAGTTGAAAAGGCAATGAAACTATTATATTATATGTGAAATTATCGTCTTATGTATGAAGTGGGAAGCTCAAATGAAAATTATAAAAGTCGAGAAATGTGGTAAATCTAATTGATGAAGAAATGATTTTGTTGAAAGTTTCTTGAAGAATGGGGATGATAGCAAATGTTGAATCGGAGAACAGAGTTGGACATATATAAGGGTGATCCTCGTGAACCAATGGAAAAAGAGTTTGATATCTTATCGTGGTGGAAAGATCATAGTCTAAAATTTCCAATTCTATCGGCTAAAGGTAATATACTTGaaataatatatttaaacatgataattttatattttgatataaattttgttgttgttgttgttgctgtcgtCAATTTTTAGATATTTTGGCGATTCCTATTACATATGTTGCTTCGGAGTTGGCATTTAGCACAGATGATCGGGTGTTGGATGAATTTAGAAGTTCCTTGTCTCCGAGCAAAATGGAAGCTCTGATATGTACTCAAGAAATGTGACTGACATGGATGAGAGACTTTGGAGGACACTGATATGGAGGACGTTAAAGCTAGTGACAAAAGGACTATGAAAGATTTGAAGAGTTACTAATGATAGATTTTCTCCATTCAAATTTTTTATTAAAAGTAGCATCTTTGTTATTTTACTTCAATTAGACTTTTGTCTTTGATAATAATTTTATTTGCCATTTTTTATTAAATATGTTCATGCATTTCTatcattaaaatatatttatttgatttatatttataattttatttatttcattgcagtGTTTGCAATCTAGGTTCACGCGATGACCATATTCGCAGTAAGGTTTCCTCCTAAGGTATGGTAGGACCGTGTAATGGTTTGTCCAGTCCAAGGAAATGATCAGGTGGGTAGGTTCTGGCATCACGTTCGGATCTCGTCGGTGACTCCTAACCGCCGTTCAAAAAACATGTAATGTTGCCAAAAGCTAATTCACATTTGTATCTTGCTAAATGCCTTTTTTCGAAAAGGAAGTATAATATATTCATATGTAAAACGAGTTATGTAGAATATAGCTGGGTCACGCACATACAGTGGTGGAACCAGGAGTTTTTTTCACCGGGcgccaaaaaaaattaaaaccacAGCAAAAATTTTGGGCAAAACACGGAAGTTTTGTGGCAAAAATTGGAGGTTTTTAGACGAAATATGGAGGTTTTTTGACAACATTTGAAGGTTTGTGGTCAAAATTTGAAGTTTTAGGGTAAAATTTGGAGAAATTTGAGCAAAATTCGAATGTTTTGGGCAAAATATGTAGATTttagagcaaaaaaaaaaaattccgccGGGGGTAAagtcgaaaaattcaaaattttaacAATGAAAAATGCAAATCCACTGGGCGCGGGTGCCCCCTTGCCCCCAAATAAAAACGCCCCTGCACACATACATAGTGCCAAAACATCACAATAATCTATATGTTGTGGTCAAATTCTACATTTTGAAATCGAAACTTTATATTTTGCAACAACTGTAATTAACCATCGAACAATAAATTGGGACGGTTCATTCCACGGACCCGAACCGATACTTATGGAACTTGACCGAACCGATATTATATGGTCTAGTCCTCGGTACGACTTTCTCCTATAATTTGAGACTCGGTACGAAACTGAACCGAGTTAGTTTGGTTCAGTCCTGTACCATGCATAACCCTAGCCATACCCCACCAAAATAGTTTAAGGTTGCTCAACTTTATGAGCAAGTGAAGAAGTATTTGTAACCCCAAAACCATGTATAAGACCCCATGATGAAGCGatccttttttatatatttttgttttttgaaaataaaaaaataaaaacaaaaaacaaaaaacaattCCATGATGGATATAGGAAAAGCAAAAGAAAGTATTAGGCATAACTCCATCAAATTCAAAGCTAACGTTGATGTCGCCTATTATATGATCCTAGAGAGAGATAAAGAGTTTTAAAAGGGTAGATAAGAAGAAAACGTTACCATCAAAGGAGCTTTAAACAAGTGTGCAGCAAGATCCGAGTTGCACTCCATGTAACCGATCTCACCAAACGGATGTAGTCATCTTCTTCCGATCAAGTACTTGGAACCGACAATTTTAGAACTATGCACCTTCGTACCATCAGACCGAGCCCTTTTTCTAGGTCGTTTCAAAGAACTCTTTAACTTCTCTTCTTCATCATCCGTATCTATAGCCCTACACCCTGATCTTGTTTGTATACTCATTCGTCTAGGAACATATACGTTGAAGTAATAGCTGATTATCTCCTTCTTTGACTTTGTAGGGAAACATTTTAGAGCCGTTGTAATGAAATCTTTGCCTTCCGAAAATGGATTTTTTATCATAATGTTTGTCAGCCTATGCTGTTCTTGCTGCTTCCATAACTTGGCAACCGCTTCTCCCATTTGGTCAAACTTCCAAATCTGGAAAGCGGGTCCCAAGTATAACTGCAGGTGTGCTGATTTATTAACGATGTGCCGCTTGACACATAAGATAGATCCAGGAGCGGCGCAATCGCAAGTATCAGATCTCCCTTTTCCTATGACACCCGTTTCACTTTCTTGGGTCGGGTCTTTCATCGACCATATCACAGTAC comes from Rutidosis leptorrhynchoides isolate AG116_Rl617_1_P2 chromosome 4, CSIRO_AGI_Rlap_v1, whole genome shotgun sequence and encodes:
- the LOC139841182 gene encoding AT-rich interactive domain-containing protein 1-like, whose translation is MDRFNYINDDNLKLAIPIGPRFQADVPEWRGPPQKSYPKVAFTETDSSKWLGTVIWSMKDPTQESETGVIGKGRSDTCDCAAPGSILCVKRHIVNKSAHLQLYLGPAFQIWKFDQMGEAVAKLWKQQEQHRLTNIMIKNPFSEGKDFITTALKCFPTKSKKEIISYYFNVYVPRRMSIQTRSGCRAIDTDDEEEKLKSSLKRPRKRARSDGTKVHSSKIVGSKYLIGRR